The Deinococcota bacterium nucleotide sequence CGGCTGGTGGCGCTCATCGAAGGAGGCGAGCGCCTACCGCTCTCCCTGCGGGGCGAGGTGATCTACTACGTCGGCCCCGCGCCCGCCAAGCCGGGTCACGCCATTGGCTCCGCCGGGCCGACGACGAGCGGGCGCATGGACCCCTACACCCCGGCCATCCTGGCGCAGGGCGTAAAAGGCCTGATCGGCAAGGGCTACCGTTCACAGGAAGTGAGGGCAGCGCTCATGGAGCACCGGGCCGTCTACTTGGCGGCGGTCGGCGGCGCGGCTGCCATCCTGGCACAGCGTATCAAGGCGAGTCGGGTCGTCGCCTACGGGGACCTCGGCCCCGAGGCGATTCGCGAGTTCATCGTCGAGGACTTTCCAGCGGTCGTCGTCAATGACATTCACGGCGGCGACCTCTACGAGCGCGGGCGCTTAGCCCATCTCCAGGCCGATGAGGAGGCAGGATGAGGACATGGGAGATGAGGACATGGGCGTGAGCGCGCAAGCCGACGAACTTCACGACGACTTGCGGCAGGGCGTGCGCAAGCTCTGCGCGCGCTACCCGGACGCCTACTGGCGCGAGCTCGACCAAAGGGAAGGCTATCCCGACGCCTTTATCCGGGCGATGACCGAGGCGGGTTACCTGGCCGCGCTCATCCCCGAGGAGTACGGCGGCTCCGGCCTGGGCGTCACCGAGGCCTCGATCATCCTGGAAGAGGTCCACCGCTCGGGCGGCAACGCGGCGGCCGGCCACGCCCAGATGTACATCATGGGCACGCTCTTAAGGCACGGCTCCAAAGCGCAAAAGCAGGCGTATCTGCCCAAGATCGCCTCGGGCGAACTGCGGCTGCAGGCCTTTGGCGTCACCGAGCCCAACGCCGGCTCCGACACCCTGAGCCTCAGCACCACCGCCGTCCGCCGGGGTGACCACTATATCGTCGACGGCCAGAAGATCTGGACGTCCCGGGCGCTCCACTCCGACCTGATGCTGCTCCTGGCGCGGACCACGCCGCGCGAAGAGGCCGCGAGGCGCAGCGAGGGGCTGTCGGTCTTCCTGGTCGATTTGCGCGAAGCGGTCGGCAAGGGCGTCACCATCAAGCCCATCAAGACGATGTTCAACCACCACACCACCGAGGTCTTTTTCGACAACCTTGCGGTGCCCGCCGAGAACCTGATCGGCGCGGAGGGCAAGGGCTTTCGCTACATCTTAGACGGCATGAACGCCGAGCGTATTCTCATCGCCGCCGAGTGCATCGGCGACGGCTACTGGTTTACCGACCGCGCCACGAGCTACGCCAAGGAGCGCGAGCTTTTCGGCAGGCCCATCGGCCAGAACCAGGGCGTGCAGTTTCCCATCGCCGAGGCCTATATCCGCGTGCGCGCCGCCGACCTGATGCGCTACAAGGCCGCCGAACTCTTCGACGGCGGCAGCCCGGCTGGCGCGGAGGCCAACATGGCCAAGCACTTAGCCGCCGAGGCGTCCTGGCAAGCGGCCAACGTGGCGGTGCAGACCTACGGCGGCTTCGGCTTCGCCAGCGAGTACGACGTCGAGCGCAAGTTCCGCGAGACGCGCCTCTACCAGGTGGCGCCGATTTCCACCAACCTGATCCTCGCCTACATCGGGCAGCACGTCCTGGGGCTGCCCCGGTCTTACTGATGGTGGTTTACTAGATGCGCCCGCTTACCGGCATCACGGTCGTGGCGCTCGAGCAGGCGGTAGCAACGCCCTTTGCCAGCCGCCAGCTCGCCGACCTGGGCGCTAGGGTCATCAAGCTCGAGCGGCCCGGCGTGGGCGACTTCGCCCGCGGCTACGACAAGACCGTGAAGGGTTTGTCGAGCCACTTCGTCTGGCTCAACCGCGCCAAGGAGTCCTTGACGCTCGACCTCAAGCGCGACGAGGGCAAGGCTGTCCTCGAGCGCTTGCTGGCGAAGGCCGACGTGTTCATGCACAACCTGGCGCCGGGCGCGGTCGAGCGTTTGGGCTTCGGCGCCGACGCGCTGAGGGCGTGCTATCCCCCCCTCATCGTCTGCACCCTCTCGGGCTACGGCTCCTCGGGCCCCTACCGCGACAAAAAGGCCTACGATCTGCTCGTTCAGGCCGAGGCGGGCCTCTTGTCGGTCACCGGCAGCGAGGAGGTACCCAGCAAGGCGGGCATCTCGGTCGCCGACATTGCCGGCGGCATGTACGCCTTTTCGGGCGTCCTCACCGCGCTCTTTCACCGCGCGAACACGGGCGAGGGGACGATCATAGAGGTCTCGCTCTTCGAGGCCCTGGCCGAGTGGATGGGCTATCCCGCCTACTATACGGGCTACGGCGGCAGCGCGCCGCCGCGCACCGGCGCCATGCACGCCACCATCGCGCCCTACGGCCCCTTTGCCAGCGGGGACGGCAAGCATATTCTCCTGGGCATCCAAAACGAGCGGGAGTGGCGGCGCTTTTGCGAGCTTGTTCTGGAACGCCCCGAGCTCGCCGAAGATTCCAGGTTCGCCTCGAACGCCGAACGGGTGCGGCACCGCGAGGCCCTGCACGAGGCTATCGAAGGGGTGTTTGCGGGGCTTACGCTCGAGGGG carries:
- a CDS encoding fumarate hydratase C-terminal domain-containing protein, whose product is RLVALIEGGERLPLSLRGEVIYYVGPAPAKPGHAIGSAGPTTSGRMDPYTPAILAQGVKGLIGKGYRSQEVRAALMEHRAVYLAAVGGAAAILAQRIKASRVVAYGDLGPEAIREFIVEDFPAVVVNDIHGGDLYERGRLAHLQADEEAG
- a CDS encoding acyl-CoA/acyl-ACP dehydrogenase, with the protein product MGDEDMGVSAQADELHDDLRQGVRKLCARYPDAYWRELDQREGYPDAFIRAMTEAGYLAALIPEEYGGSGLGVTEASIILEEVHRSGGNAAAGHAQMYIMGTLLRHGSKAQKQAYLPKIASGELRLQAFGVTEPNAGSDTLSLSTTAVRRGDHYIVDGQKIWTSRALHSDLMLLLARTTPREEAARRSEGLSVFLVDLREAVGKGVTIKPIKTMFNHHTTEVFFDNLAVPAENLIGAEGKGFRYILDGMNAERILIAAECIGDGYWFTDRATSYAKERELFGRPIGQNQGVQFPIAEAYIRVRAADLMRYKAAELFDGGSPAGAEANMAKHLAAEASWQAANVAVQTYGGFGFASEYDVERKFRETRLYQVAPISTNLILAYIGQHVLGLPRSY
- a CDS encoding CoA transferase encodes the protein MRPLTGITVVALEQAVATPFASRQLADLGARVIKLERPGVGDFARGYDKTVKGLSSHFVWLNRAKESLTLDLKRDEGKAVLERLLAKADVFMHNLAPGAVERLGFGADALRACYPPLIVCTLSGYGSSGPYRDKKAYDLLVQAEAGLLSVTGSEEVPSKAGISVADIAGGMYAFSGVLTALFHRANTGEGTIIEVSLFEALAEWMGYPAYYTGYGGSAPPRTGAMHATIAPYGPFASGDGKHILLGIQNEREWRRFCELVLERPELAEDSRFASNAERVRHREALHEAIEGVFAGLTLEGVEARLEGAAIAHAQMRTVEEFLAHPSLAARGRWAEVKSPVGPLRALLPPVTMAGAEAVMGAVPEVGEHTETILAELGYGAERIAALRRAGAI